From one Triticum urartu cultivar G1812 chromosome 3, Tu2.1, whole genome shotgun sequence genomic stretch:
- the LOC125542201 gene encoding uncharacterized protein LOC125542201, whose amino-acid sequence MGFIKEFMEVQAHSNTKLHVIHTNDLHKAATTIEQYERHLEFERHKIIGVDVEYTNDIGEDQKPALVQLSVGKDHPVLLFQLSAADKNCTRFDNFLADPRYTFAGFSTDGDIEILGRVRLEIAHFVDIHKEWRVPTATKRLDSLGDVSGIIVHDYYNSMKKKLTNAEHQCWARMPLSMRHIEYAAKDAYAAYEIWSRLTIIQEGLHQAKLEKEQTRKRARCWGDYDY is encoded by the coding sequence ATGGGATTCATCAAGGAATTCATGGAGGTGCAGGCCCATAGCAACACCAAGTTGCACGTGATCCACACCAATGACTTACACAAGGCGGCGACCACCATCGAGCAGTACGAGCGTCACCTCGAATTCGAGCGCCACAAGATCATCGGTGTTGATGTGGAGTACACCAACGACATTGGCGAAGATCAGAAACCAGCCCTCGTCCAGCTCTCCGTCGGCAAGGATCATCCGGTGTTGCTCTTCCAACTGAGCGCCGCCGACAAGAACTGCACCAGGTTCGACAACTTCCTCGCCGACCCCAGATACACGTTTGCTGGCTTCTCCACCGACGGCGACATAGAGATTCTCGGGCGCGTCAGACTAGAGATCGCCCACTTCGTCGACATCCATAAGGAATGGAGGGTGCCTACAGCTACCAAGCGCCTGGACTCCCTTGGGGATGTCTCAGGCATCATTGTCCACGACTACTACAACAGCATGAAGAAGAAGCTCACCAACGCAGAGCACCAGTGCTGGGCGCGCATGCCCCTGTCCATGAGGCACATCGAGTACGCAGCAAAAGATGCTTACGCTGCATATGAGATATGGAGCCGTCTCACCATCATCCAGGAAGGCCTCCACCAGGCAAAACTCGAGAAGGAGCAGACCAGGAAGCGCGCAAGGTGCTGGGGCGACTACGACTACTGA